In Pyrus communis chromosome 1, drPyrComm1.1, whole genome shotgun sequence, the following are encoded in one genomic region:
- the LOC137724941 gene encoding uncharacterized protein, with product MEIRDNRFLFGHGRKRADAAHACEQHALFGVQLNLYGHTISHIFFADDTLMFLKADKENCHNLMKLIEIYFEASGQQVNLQKSSVFFGSNVPAGLSEEFGAVLRMPIVDNPGTYLGVPAMWGRSKSKGLAYVKDPIMRKIQGWQHVLLSQAGKEVLIKAMVQAIPVY from the exons ATGGAGATCCGCGACAACCGTTTCTTATTTGGTCATGGGAGAAAAAGGGCTGATGCTGCTCAT GCGTGTGAACAGCATGCTCTGTTCGGAGTTCAACTTAATCTATATGGCCATACTATCTCACATATTTTCTTTGCTGATGATACCCTCATGTTTCTTAAAGCAGATAAGGAGAATTGCCACaatttgatgaaattaattGAGATATATTTTGAGGCTTCGGGACAACAGGTTAATCTTCAAAAGTCTAGTGTTTTCTTTGGGTCGAATGTTCCCGCGGGTTTATCGGAGGAGTTTGGGGCTGTCCTGCGAATGCCAATTGTGGATAATCCTGGGACGTATCTGGGTGTGCCAGCTATGTGGGGAAGATCCAAATCTAAGGGGTTGGCTTATGTGAAGGATCCGATTATGAGGAAAATTCAAGGTTGGCAGCATGTTCTTCTATCGCAGGCGGGGAAAGAGGTTTTGATTAAGGCGATGGTTCAGGCAATCCCGGTTTATTAG